The genomic segment CTGATTCCATTGATCTACCAGAAGATAAACAATTTGATAAACTAACAACCATCTCCATCGGCCGCATCCTAGGCCGCGCAATCGAAGGCGTTCAAGAAAACCGCTCATTGCATCCGTTATTTTAAGAAAATCTATAAGCAGAGACTCAAAATTGGGTCTCTGCTTTTTTGTGCGTTAACATCTGTCGACCGTTAGTAGTGTAGAAAACAAGGGGGATCGACAGAACATTGGATTCCTTTGTGGGAGAATAGGTTTGGTGGGTTTTGAGTTATGAAATTAAAGTTTGGTGCTTTGATTTTAAGAGGTTTTTTGGAGATCGACAAAAATAGGCGCTTGAGGTAAGATGGGAGTAAGAGGAAAAGTGAACGGGTTTTAATTACTTATTGTGAAATGTAAATAACTTTTTAGTTCGAGGTTGCTACTATATTTATTATTGTTTTAATTACTTATTGTGAAATGTAAATTTAACCCAATCCCCTCCTAAATTAACTTAACTTTTGTTTTAATTACTTATTGTGAAATGTAAATTTGAAACTTTAATTATGATGCAGTACGGCTATTATGTTTTAATTACTTATTGTGAAATGTAAATAGTTTTGTGGATGATTTCCATTGGAGACTTACCAAAGTTTTAATTACTTATTGTGAAATGTAAATCCGTCAGATTGATTATAATAGATTGTCCGTTTTTCTGTTTTAATTACTCATTGTGAAATGTAAATGTCTCCCAGTCCACTTGCTTCAAGTGACCAGAAGTGTTTTAACTACTTTTAACCATCCGAAAAACACCAAAGAGGAGGAAACACTCATGAAAAAAGCATTTATCCCGCTACTATTTCTACTAATCCTACTAGCTAGTTGCTCCGCGCCTGATGAAAAATTAACAAAAGACACCAAGATTTTTAAAGAAGGCGTCATCAACGCGGATTATCAGGTTCCAAAAAACCTAGCAGAGCTTGAATCGAACAGTGAAGATATCGTAAAAGTGAAATTACTACAAAATAAAGAAATTGGTAAAGGAAATAACACAATAAGTGAAGTAGAAATTATCGAGAAATACAAAGGGAATTTCAAATCAGGTGCGACAATCGACATTTCAGAACCTTGGCTTTTAAACACAGGAGAATACCAAGCTGTGGAAAACTACATTGCACTTGAAAAAGGTCAAGAGTATATCTTGTTTTTAAGTGGAGGACATGACGCGGATAAAGTAAGTTCTATCACGAGCCTAGGTTACGGTAAATTCAACAAAACATTAAAAGAACAAAAAGCGAGTATGAACGATTTCGATACGGTAGGGGAAGTACAAAAATACGATTTTATTTCCAATACTAATGAAGAAGTTCTAAAATATCAAGTCATCAAAAAGCAAGTACTGGAGAAATTTAATTAGTACTCCGAAATTTTTCATAAGTTAAATTACTAGCTGCGATAACACCCATTCCCCGTCATAATAGGAAAAAATACTAGGAGATGATGCTTTGATTATTGACGTTCTACAACATGTGCCGCACGAAGGACCAGGACTTATTGCGAAATGGGCGAAAGAAAATCAACATCAATTGAAAGTTCATAGTTTATTTAATGAAAAAGATCAAGTTCCAACTGATTCGGAATTTTTAATCATTCTAGGAGGACCAATGGGAGTGAGTGATACCGCTGAATTTCCATGGTTAGAAGAAGAACGAGATTTGATAAAACAACTAATTGAGCAAAACAAACCGGTTTTCGGTGTATGTCTTGGAGCGCAACAAATTGCGACAGCGCTAGGAAGTACTATTTCGATGAATAGTGAAAAAGAAGTAGGCTGGTTCCCAGTTAACAGAATCTCCACTGAACTATCATTTTTTCCAGAGCGAATAGATGTTTTTCACTGGCATCAAGAGACTTTTTCCCTGCCAAATGGCGTGACTCATTTATTCTCTAGCGAAGCCTGTTCGAACCAAGGTTTTTTATACGGCGACAATGTCATCGGCTTGCAGTTTCATTTTGAAATGGAAAAATCGGGAATTGAGGCGATTTTGCAAATTGATGAAGCGTTTATCACCCCAGGAAAATTTGTCCAAAGTGCTGCTGAGATCCGAGAAAGTGGCATTCCTGAGGGTAATAAACAAATGTTAGAAGCAATTTTAGATTATTTAGCAGAAAAAAACATCTGAGCCGAGTCAGATGTTTTTTTAATACCCTGTTTCCACAGAAGCGTTGACGATATACATTAAATCATTTTTGTCTTCTTTATCTTCTAAGAAAATTCCGCTTGTCGTTAACATCCCACCAGGCATTGTTTCAATCGTCACAGTACCATAAGGAATAATCGCGCGAATAACTTCCTCATCTAATTTATCCGTATCACAAGGTAACGCGAGTTTGATATTAACCACCATGTTCTCTAAACTGTTGTCTGGAAGTTGGCTCCGTATTCCGGGCATTGAGTTGGTGAAGATCGCATTTCTAACAGCTCGTTCCGCAGCTTTTGTAATATTTTGACCGTGAACATCTACCCCAAAACCAGTTTGGATAAATAACATTTTTTCCAATGTGACTCACTCCTTAAAATCTTTAATAAGTGCAGCTCCAGGACGATTTTTCGCATATCCTTCCATTACTTCAGTGAAATGTTTCCCATCCGTGTCGGCAGTCTCCGCGAAAATTTGCGCCATTTGTTTCCGCTGAGCAGCACCAAGTTCGTTTTCTAATTCTTTGCCGGCTGCTGTTAAAAAAATGCAGCGTTGTCGTTTGTCACGGGTTCCTTGCTCAATCGTTAGCAGTTGGCGTTCTTTTAATTCAGCAAGTGGCTGGTGTAAGGCTTGCTTAGATATTTCAAGAAAAGTCAAAAGCTCATTGATTGTAAGGCCCGGTAACCGTGCTGTGAAAAAAAGAATACGATGGTGTAGCCGTTTCAATGAATGCTTGGCAATAATTAAATCGGCCGTTTCTGTAAAAGCTTTATAACCAAAATAGAATAAAGCGATTTGTTGATTCATACTTTGTTCATTGTTCATAAATGATACCCCTTTTTCTGTCAATATCAACAGTATAGCATAAATTGCAGGAGGGAATAACTGTTAAAGTGTTGCTTTTATGATAAATCCAGGAGTCTCTCGCGAGGAAATATTTCCGATTAAAATAGCTTGAAATCAACGTTTGTGTCTAAAATGTTACGTAGATTGAATTTTCATTCTATTCAAAAATGGAAATGATAACGCTTTAAATGCTATTGTAAAAGGATTCTTAGGAATTTTGTCTAAATAAACAGAATAATACCCTTAGAAAAAAATATTTTTTTTACGGAAAACGTATTGTTAGTTGGCTTTATCGACGGTATACTTTGGATAACAAATTGACCTACGAGGAGAGAATTATGAAAAAATTTTTTAAACTTATATTAGCAATTACGTGTTTACTTATGTTAACATATCCTACTTTACCAGTTTTTGCAGAAGAGACTTCTAGTGGAAATAATGTTGTAAATATTCCCGATTCAGCATTAAAAACTTATTTAAATGGTCAACTTAAGCAGGCAAGTGATGCTGATATTACCACAGAACAAATGGCTCAAATAAAATCAGTCACACTTTCAGGAACTAATTACACAGATTTAACTGGATTAGAAACAGCTGTAAATCTTGAAACATTGACTATTAGCAATACAAATATCACCACATTAAATCCAATTAAAAACCAAACCTCTCTAACTTATCTAAACGTTTCAGGAGACGCAATTACCGACAGTTTTTTCCCGGATTTAAATCAACTAACAAATCTACAAAGCATTAGCGTCAACAGTAAAAATGTTACCCATAATATATTCGGAAAATTCAATAAATTGCCCAAGTTAAGATACCTTTATGCGCAAAACTCGATGTTAATTACAGATATTTCAGCGCTTGCTTCTTTAGAAAACTTGGATACACTATTTCTTCAATTTGACGGCATCGACGACTTTAGACCTTTAAATGATTTTGCTAGTTTTAAAAACGGTAAACTTAAATCTCTTGCAGCATACGGTCAAAATACAGGCCGAACTAATCCACGCATTGCTTTGAAATCGGGCAAACTTGATTATAATGCAGCTGACCAAACACTCTATTTACCTTTTTCGATGATGCCAAATCCATTAACTAGCTTCGATGGAACAGTAGCGCCATTTTCAAAATCGACTTCTGCTAGTAACACATATGTAGGTTTTAATGATGTTGCTGTTGCGAGCTCGCGCCTAACAATTACAGACGACGGCATTACAGTAAGCGGCGTTACAAAAGAAGAATTTGATGGTTTGACTGAACTTGAGTACAATGCACGTTATGATTTCCCAACCGGAAGCTACCCAACACCACCAAGCATGTCATCGTATACAGTATCATCTGGAACATACGATCAATACTTTGATATCAGCCATACACTAGATTTAACAGCGGATGAAAGCATTGGCTACAATCAATACACACCAACTAACGAAGAACAATTTCTAAAAGATATCAATGCAAAAACAGACGACGGCACAGCAGTCCAAAGCAATTTTGATCAAGTAGTAGATTTTGATACTCCAGGCGAATATATCGTTACGTTGAATGCCGAAAACAGTGCAGGGCTAAAAGCTGATCCAGTGGAAGTAAAAGTAACTGTTTACGCAAAACCAATCATTACAGCAGACTCTTCCATTAGCTACAAAGAAAAAACTACTAAAACAGTAGAAGAATTTTTAGCAGAAACACATAGTTCCGTCACAGAAAATGCAACTCTTACAAGCGATTTTAACGATGTAGTAGATTTGAATACACCTGGCGAATACACAGTAACCTTAAACGCGGAGAATGAACGCGGCCAAAAAGCTGATCCTGTTCAAGTCATTGTAACCGTAACTACTAAACCAGGCGTTAAACCGACACCGCCAACACCAGAACCACCAACACCAACGCCGGAACCACCAACTCCTAAGAAACCAACACCAGAAAAACCGGAAGAAAAGAAAAACAACAAAAAAACAGTTGCAAAAGATCCAACGAAACAAACGCCAACACAAAAGCCAAAAAGCAATTTAACGACTAAAGAAAATAACGTAACAACCACTAAAGAAGTAACAAAAACAAACGAACAAAAACTTCCTAAAACAGGTGATACGGGTCTTGGAACTTGGCCAGTAGCTTTCACTAGCATAATGCTCGGACTAACAGCCATTATCCTCTTGAAAAAACGTAAATAAGTTTGTAAAATTATCTGCAAAGAGTATGGCCTAAAACTCTTTTTATAGGGTAAAGTATACTATAAGAAAAGCTATGGGAGGTTAGTATTATGGACAAATATCATCGTATTCTTGTCGCTGTGGACGGTTCAGAACCAGCAAAACTAGCATTTGAAAAAGGATTAGAATTAGCATTGAAATTAGATGGAGTGCTTGCAATTGCTAGTATTGTAGACTTACGTGCATTTTCACCTAATGTTTCCTATGATGGTAGTTTAGAAGAAAAAGCAGAATTAGAACTAAAAGGTAACGTGAACGAATACGCTGAAAAAGCTAGAGCTGCCGGAGTGAAACAAGTTGAAACTTTTGTTGCGAAAGGAAATCCTAAAGTGTTGCTTTCTACTGATATTCCAGCAGAGTTTCAAGCCGATTTAATTATCTGCGGAGCTACCGGGATGAACCGGGTCGAAAAACTAGTATTAGGTAGCGTTTCATCTTACATTATGGCACATGCAATTTGTGACACATTGATTGCAAGATAAGAAAAAGAGCCCGGGATTGGGCTCTTTTTTTGTTATTTTTGACCTTTTTCAACATAACTCATATCATTTACATCATCAATCGAGAATTTTCCGTCTTTATAAGTAATTTTTGTCACACTAGCATTTTGAATTCCTGTTGCTGGGAGTTTATATCCCGGTTCAATTGTATCAAGTAGCGCGCCAATGCTTAATCCATGAGAGACAAGCAGGACATTTTCATCGCCATTTTTACTTTCTTTTTCCGCAACTTCTGTTATTCCATCTTTTAGTCGAGCTTGAATAGTCGCATAATCTTCCGCAGGCCAGTTTTCGCCTTCCTTCACACGTGTTTTATCAAGTTCCGCAACACTATTCGCAAAATCTTTTGGTGAAAGACCGGTACTTTGCCATTCTTCTAAAGTTTTCCCTTGGCTTTTCGCAATATCCGACCACATGTTATGATTTAAATCACCTTCATATGATCCAAAGTTAAATTCACGAAAACGCGGATCTGTTTGTAATTTCGTATCCGCAGATTTGTCGCTTTCTTTTAAAATCAAGTTGGCAGTTTGAATTGCGCGTCCACTATCACTACTATACGCAGCCCCAAAATCCACATCTTTCAGCCCTTTCCCAGCAGCCGTAACAACCTCTTCACCAGCAGGAGTAAGCACCGCGTCAGACCAACCTTGTACTCGGTCCGTTGTGTTTAGCATCGTCTTCCCGTGACGCACAACATAAAAAGTAACCGTTCCATCTTTTTTCTCTTTTGTATCCGCTTTGCTCGTTGTTGAATCATTCCCACAGCCCGCAATCAAAAGTAAAGCGCAAAACATCACCATCAATTTCCAAACATTTTTCTTCATCCTTTTTCTCCTTTTTTCTATAAGTTTTTAGCAAAATAAAAACCTAGATAAATCAAAAAATAGCCCAAAAGCCATCTTCCAATCCATCTAGGTTATGCCCAAAATAGGTAACATTCCTGAGTGAGGTATTTGTTTATAGGATGATTTTAGCATAGATGGTAAGCGTTTACAAGTTTGCGCAATTTCTGTCGATGTATGGTAGCGTAAAAAGTACTGGAGACCGACAGATTTGCGGGATGCATTGGGAGAGAATGAGAGTGGGGGATATTTGGGTTTTGAATAGTAATTTTAGGAAGTTAAAAAGCCGATTTTGAGATAGGTCGACAAAAATAGCCTTGTGAGGTAAGATGGGAGTAGGGATGAAAATGGATGGGGTTTTAACTACTTATTGTGAAATGTAAATAATAATGTTCAATACAATGGTGGTAATACCATGAAGGTTTTAACTACTTATTGTGAAATGTAAATAAAACCAACGACGTATAACAAAATTGGCGATGGATGTTTTAACTACTTATTGTGAAATGTAAATACTAACGTAGAAGCGGGGGCGGTAACGACTACTAGCGTTTTAACTACTTATTGTGAAATGTAAATAGATTTGAAAAAGGCAATCAAGTTTTTGGAATTTGGTTTTAACTACTTATTGTG from the Listeria seeligeri serovar 1/2b str. SLCC3954 genome contains:
- a CDS encoding LapB repeat-containing protein, producing MKKFFKLILAITCLLMLTYPTLPVFAEETSSGNNVVNIPDSALKTYLNGQLKQASDADITTEQMAQIKSVTLSGTNYTDLTGLETAVNLETLTISNTNITTLNPIKNQTSLTYLNVSGDAITDSFFPDLNQLTNLQSISVNSKNVTHNIFGKFNKLPKLRYLYAQNSMLITDISALASLENLDTLFLQFDGIDDFRPLNDFASFKNGKLKSLAAYGQNTGRTNPRIALKSGKLDYNAADQTLYLPFSMMPNPLTSFDGTVAPFSKSTSASNTYVGFNDVAVASSRLTITDDGITVSGVTKEEFDGLTELEYNARYDFPTGSYPTPPSMSSYTVSSGTYDQYFDISHTLDLTADESIGYNQYTPTNEEQFLKDINAKTDDGTAVQSNFDQVVDFDTPGEYIVTLNAENSAGLKADPVEVKVTVYAKPIITADSSISYKEKTTKTVEEFLAETHSSVTENATLTSDFNDVVDLNTPGEYTVTLNAENERGQKADPVQVIVTVTTKPGVKPTPPTPEPPTPTPEPPTPKKPTPEKPEEKKNNKKTVAKDPTKQTPTQKPKSNLTTKENNVTTTKEVTKTNEQKLPKTGDTGLGTWPVAFTSIMLGLTAIILLKKRK
- a CDS encoding histidine phosphatase family protein → MKKNVWKLMVMFCALLLIAGCGNDSTTSKADTKEKKDGTVTFYVVRHGKTMLNTTDRVQGWSDAVLTPAGEEVVTAAGKGLKDVDFGAAYSSDSGRAIQTANLILKESDKSADTKLQTDPRFREFNFGSYEGDLNHNMWSDIAKSQGKTLEEWQSTGLSPKDFANSVAELDKTRVKEGENWPAEDYATIQARLKDGITEVAEKESKNGDENVLLVSHGLSIGALLDTIEPGYKLPATGIQNASVTKITYKDGKFSIDDVNDMSYVEKGQK
- a CDS encoding type 1 glutamine amidotransferase, whose amino-acid sequence is MIIDVLQHVPHEGPGLIAKWAKENQHQLKVHSLFNEKDQVPTDSEFLIILGGPMGVSDTAEFPWLEEERDLIKQLIEQNKPVFGVCLGAQQIATALGSTISMNSEKEVGWFPVNRISTELSFFPERIDVFHWHQETFSLPNGVTHLFSSEACSNQGFLYGDNVIGLQFHFEMEKSGIEAILQIDEAFITPGKFVQSAAEIRESGIPEGNKQMLEAILDYLAEKNI
- a CDS encoding universal stress protein, translated to MDKYHRILVAVDGSEPAKLAFEKGLELALKLDGVLAIASIVDLRAFSPNVSYDGSLEEKAELELKGNVNEYAEKARAAGVKQVETFVAKGNPKVLLSTDIPAEFQADLIICGATGMNRVEKLVLGSVSSYIMAHAICDTLIAR
- a CDS encoding MarR family winged helix-turn-helix transcriptional regulator, which gives rise to MNNEQSMNQQIALFYFGYKAFTETADLIIAKHSLKRLHHRILFFTARLPGLTINELLTFLEISKQALHQPLAELKERQLLTIEQGTRDKRQRCIFLTAAGKELENELGAAQRKQMAQIFAETADTDGKHFTEVMEGYAKNRPGAALIKDFKE
- a CDS encoding Lin0512 family protein, which gives rise to MEKMLFIQTGFGVDVHGQNITKAAERAVRNAIFTNSMPGIRSQLPDNSLENMVVNIKLALPCDTDKLDEEVIRAIIPYGTVTIETMPGGMLTTSGIFLEDKEDKNDLMYIVNASVETGY